In Bdellovibrionales bacterium CG10_big_fil_rev_8_21_14_0_10_45_34, one genomic interval encodes:
- a CDS encoding 50S ribosomal protein L24 produces MKLKVTKGSQVEVIAGSDKGKKGSVLEVDHLKLRVRVQGVRVQTKHSAKDGVSKTEGFIDYSNVKLLEKKASPSKKKSAKKTAKA; encoded by the coding sequence ATGAAACTCAAGGTAACCAAAGGCTCGCAGGTAGAAGTTATTGCCGGTTCTGATAAAGGTAAAAAAGGCTCCGTTTTAGAAGTGGACCATTTAAAATTGAGAGTGCGCGTTCAAGGTGTACGTGTGCAAACAAAGCACAGTGCTAAAGATGGTGTTTCAAAAACTGAGGGCTTCATCGACTATTCAAATGTGAAGCTATTGGAAAAGAAAGCTAGTCCTTCTAAAAAGAAATCCGCCAAAAAGACAGCTAAAGCCTAG
- the rpsR gene encoding 30S ribosomal protein S18, which produces MKKARLKYRPEYPADFTFDYKDPVTLFRFLTEGGKIVPSRISKLSAYQQRMLTRAVKKARNVALLPSGSDAFDVFGRPEPISPKPMEL; this is translated from the coding sequence ATGAAAAAAGCACGTTTGAAGTACCGTCCGGAGTATCCCGCTGATTTTACGTTTGATTACAAAGATCCGGTGACTTTATTCAGATTTCTTACAGAAGGTGGCAAAATTGTGCCTTCTCGAATTAGTAAGCTGAGCGCTTACCAGCAAAGAATGCTCACTCGGGCAGTGAAAAAGGCCCGCAACGTGGCGTTGCTACCAAGTGGATCAGACGCGTTCGACGTGTTTGGTAGGCCGGAGCCAATATCTCCTAAGCCCATGGAACTTTAG
- the rpmB gene encoding 50S ribosomal protein L28, which translates to MARCELTGKGPVVSNLVSHSNIKTKSRSFPNVQYKRVYSEALDELIRFKVAASSIRSMEHVGGFDKFILKQEDKSLSLKALETKKRIQRRLKAKK; encoded by the coding sequence ATGGCAAGATGTGAACTAACCGGCAAGGGTCCCGTCGTATCAAACCTTGTGAGCCATTCAAACATCAAAACAAAATCACGAAGCTTTCCGAACGTGCAATACAAAAGGGTCTATAGCGAGGCCTTAGACGAACTCATTCGTTTTAAGGTAGCAGCCTCTTCTATCAGGTCTATGGAGCACGTGGGCGGCTTTGATAAATTTATTCTCAAGCAAGAAGACAAATCGCTGTCGCTTAAAGCCCTCGAGACTAAAAAGAGAATTCAACGACGACTAAAAGCCAAGAAATAA